One Lachancea thermotolerans CBS 6340 chromosome B complete sequence genomic window, GTGACACATACAAAAAATATATCATTCCGGGAGCCCCTATTCCTGAGTGTGATAAGTCGCTTACATTCTAGCGCCTGCTTTCGGCATCCTGACCAACTGCTTCGACAACCCGCTCCGCACAACGCTCCCACAACCCGGCCATGACAACGTACGTGAAGCTGGTCAAGGGCGCCACCAAGATCAAGATGGCGCCCCCGAAGGCCAAGTACGTTGACCCCATCCTGCTAGGCACCGCCGACCCACATGAGTTCCGTGAGATCATGAACGCGCTGGACGCCAGAGTCCAAGACACCGCCTGGACCATTGTGTACAAGAGCCTGATCGTGGTGCACCTGATGATACGCGAGGGCGAGCCTCTCGTCACCATCAAGTACCTCTCCAAGAACCAGGACTTTTTCAGCCTGAAAGACATCTTCCACTCGAAGCTCTCGTCCGGCGACCTGCAGGCACTCCGCCGCTACCGGGACTACCTGAGGACCCGCTGCGTGGAGTACGCGAACACCGGCAAGGACTACGTGCGCGAAAACAACTCGAGTCTAACGACGTCTGCGGCCAGCGATCCCAAGCTGTCCCTCAGCCACGTTGAGTCGCTGGAGGCGCAGATATCCGCGCTTATCAAGAACAGGTACTCCCAGTACGATCTCGGCAACGACCTGCTGCTCACCGCATTTCGCCTGCTGGTGCAGGACCTGCTTGTGCTGTACAACTCCCTGAATGAGGGCATAATTACGCTTTTGGAGAGCTTTTTCGAACTCACGCACCAGGACGCGGAGCGCACGCTCAAACTCTACAAGCGCTTCGTGGAGCTAACAGAAAGCGTTGTCAAGTACCTGAAGACAGGCAAGGCTGTTGGGCTCAAGATCCCCGTTATCAAGCACATCACAACGAAGCTAATTCGCTCGCTCGAGGAGCACTTGAAGGacgacaacaacaaccaTGGGCAGAACTTTTCGAGCAGCGACTCGAAGACCCCCGCCCAACGGGAATTGGAGCAGATTCGCGAGCAAAAAAGACAGCTGGAGGAGCAAATGAAAACTCAGCAGCAAATGATTATATCGCCCACCATTCCTCAACAACAGACGGGTTACAACCCTTTTGCCGAGGGATTCTCCTTCGAGCAACCTGCCGCAGCACAGCCCATCGCAACGCAGCCCACCAGCAACCCGTTCATGGCGCAGGCACAGGTGCCGCAGCATACTGCTCAGCCCCTGCAGTATCAACAGACTCAGCAGGCCGTGCAGCCGCTTCAGTATCAACAGACTCAGCAGACCGTGCAGCCGCTTCAGTACCAACAAACGCAGCAGACGCCAGCCGTGGGGCAACTCCAGCAAGTCTCGACGACAGGTCAATTTCAGCAAACGCCCATGGCCGGTCAGTTCCAAGCTGCCCAGCATATGGCCCAACAGGCTCCCCAGCAGGTACCTCAGCAAATGTCTCAGCAGATGCCCCAAGCAGACCAATATCAGCAGGCGCagatgcagcagcagacACAAGTGCCCCAGCAGACGCCACAGGCGTTCCAATACCAACATACTCAGGGTCCTCAACAGGCATCCCCGGGCGAGCACTTCCAGCCTTTCCAATCCCTGAACCCGCAGACTGCGCAGCCCTCGCCCCAGCTGCAGTCTGCGTCCACTggctttttcagctccaACACTCAAGTTACTCCCAGTTTTACGGGCGCAGGGTTCGGTGGCTACTACTCGCCTGACACGGGTGCGGGTGCGGCTTCTGGTCCAGGTCCTGCCCCGGCACCGGTGCAAACCGCTATGCCGACTGGCTCAAACAATCCTTTTTCGATGGAAAACATTGCAAGATCGAAAGACGAACGCGAGCGTGTCAATCCGTTCTCACAAACTAATCAGAGCCCAGCTCTTAATTCATCGGCCGCCGCCAATCCGTTCGACAAGCCTATGCAGAACCACCACACCTTCGGAGGCCTAGAAAACATGCCCACTGTCTCAGTCTTCCCCCAGACTCGGTCCCAGACAACTCAGCTGCAACAGGCGCAGATACAGCCCCAGCACACCCAGCTCCAATTCCAACAGCCCCAGCAGGCTTATGGTCATCCTCAGCAATCGTCCCTGAACCCGTATACTCAGGCTCAACAGAATCtacagcagcaacagcagcagcagcagcagtacGGCAACCTTCAATACTCTCGTCCAGGTGAAGGCCCTAACCTCATCGACATCTGAACTGTATAATATAATCTTTTCCGTGAAGAGCTCGTAGACGGTCCAGCATCTTGAGTTCGCTCAGCGGCTAACTCACGTGCTAGCCAACGCTATATAGTCGCCAACGACGGCGCCATACGTCATAACGGCTTCGAACAATCACGTGTGCGTATAAGAGCAAGCGCTATTTTTTCCAGggtttttttggcttccgcgggcttcttgttgcaCATGCCGTTCCCGAAGCTGAGCAAGAAGACGTATTCGACCAAAAAAACAGGAAGCTGACCACGAGATGGCTCTATTTCAACCTGGTGATGGATGCTCATGCGAATAGGAGCTATATAAGAACAAATGGTCGACAATAGGCGTAAAAGCGGCCTTTGAGAATAAGGTTCCACTTGTTTGCGTCAGTGAAGATATACAGTGTAACTGAGGGATCCATAATTTACGAATTGCGAGATCGATCGTACACTGCAGAGACTGGCAACGTAACGGCACAATGACTCAAGAAACCGTGTATGGAGTCGCGTTCAGATCGGTTGCGACCGCTGACGAAAGCGCGTACAGAAGCGCTATAAAGTTTTACCACAAGCTAGGATTTTCCACTGTGAAAACCTACGACAAGTTCAGAGGCAACAAGGAGGCTGCGACCTCCGGCACCGCCCAGGGCTCCGTGAAGGAGACCTGGCTGgaaagcttcaagctgaGCGAAGTGGACAGCAATGGCTTCCGCATCCCTCAGCAAGAGGCCACGAACCACGAGCAGAGTGATGGTGCTCTTCTTAAGATCAGACTAGTGGCTCACCAGCCCCTGGAGGCCAAAAACTCCCGGGTTACCTACTACTCCGCATCCATTGATGAGGTTTCCAAGGCTTTCCCAGacgccaagaagctcgaaaatgGCGAGTACGCCTTGAATGATCCATTGGGCTACGAACTTCGCTTGTCAGGCTACGTTAGAGCCGGTGACAAGAAGACCGTCGACAAGgagttcttcttggacGAGTCTAAGACTCCAGCTGACTATCTAAAGGGCCAGAACCTGTCTCCTAATCAGATTCCAGGTGCCACCTCTACTggcatcaagaagaagattgcTGTCATGACTTCCGGTGGTGACTCTCCAGGTATGAACTCTGCTGTCCGTGCTGTGGTCAGAGCAGGTATTTACTACGGCTGCGACGTGTTCGCTGTTTACGAAGGTTACGAGGGTCTGCTAAAAGGTGGTGatctcttgaagaagatggaaTGGAAAGACGTTAGAGGCTGGCTCAGCGAGGGTGGTACTTTGATTGGTACCGCTCGTTGCATGGAGTTCAGAGAACGTTGGGGCCGTAAACAAGCTGCCGGCAACCTTATTTCTGAGGGTATTGACGCTCTTGTGGTTTGTGGTGGTGATGGCTCCCTAACGGGTGCTGACCTGTTCAGATCTGAGTGGCCATCTTTGGTGGAGGAGCTTGTCAAGGACGGTAAATTTACCGAGAAGCAAGTCGAACCATacagaaacttgaagattGTGGGTCTTGTGGGCTCCATCGACAACGATATGTCTGGTACTGACTCTACAATTGGTGCTTATTCTGCCCTGGAAAGAATTTGTGAGATGGTCGACTACATCGACGCTACTGCCAAATCCCACTCGAGAGCTTTCGTCGTCGAGGTTATGGGAAGACACTGTGGTTGGTTGGCTTTGATGGCCGGTATTGCTACAGGTGCCGACTACATCTTCGTTCCAGAAAGAGCTGCGCCTGCTGGCAAATGGCAAgaagagttgaagaaggtgtGTCAGGCCCACAGAGAGAAGGGCCGTAGAAACAACACTGTTATTGTTGCTGAAGGTGCCCTAGACAACAACTTGAAACCAATCACCTCTGAGCAGGTTAAGGATGCTTTGGTTGAGTTGGGACTCGACACCAAGATCACAACTTTGGGTCATGTCCAAAGAGGTGGTACAGCTGTGGCTCACGACAGATGGCTCGCTACCTTGCAGGGTGTCGACGCTGTGAAAGCCGTTTTGGAGATGACTCCTGAAACACCATCTCCATTGATTGgtattttggaaaacaaaatcatcAGAATGCCACTAATGGAGTCTGTTAAGCTCACTAAGAGTGTTGCCGAGGCAATCGAGaacaaagactttgacAAAGCCATCTCTTTGCGTGACACCGAGTTTATTGAACTATACGAGAATTTCATCTCAACTACTGTTAAGGATGACGGTTCCGAGAGGTTGCCCGAGGACCAAAGACTAAACATCGCTATCGTTCACGTTGGTGCTCCTTCCGCCGCCTTGAATGCCGCGACTCGTGCTGCCACCCTGTACTGTCTCTCCCGTGGCCACAAGCCTTCTGCTATCTTGAACGGTTTCAGCGGTTTGATTCAAACTGGTGAAATCAAGGAGCTTTCTTGGATTGATGTCGAGAACTGGCACAACTTGGGTGGTTCTGAGATTGGAACTAACAGATCCGTGGCTAGTGAAGACATGGGATCAATCGCTTACCActtccagaagaacaagttcGATGGTGTCATTATTTTGGGTGGCTTTGAGGGtttcaagtccttgaagGAGCTACGTGACGCCCGTGCTCAGTACCCTATCTTCAACATCCCAATGGTTTTGATTCCTTCCACTGTTTCGAACAACGTTCCTGGCACCGAATACTCTCTAGGTGTTGACACTTGTCTCAACACTCTGGTCAACTACACAGATGCTATTAAGCAGTCCGCGTCAGCCACTAgaagaagagtttttgttgttgaagtgCAAGGTGGCCACTCTGGTTACATTGCCTCTTTCACTGGTCTCGTAACAGGAGCTGTGTCAGTTTACACTCCCGAGGATCAGATTGACCTAAAGAGTATAAGGGAAGACCTTGCTCTTCTCAAGGAGAACTTCCGTCACGACCAGGGCGAGACTCGTAACGGTAAGCTGGTTATTAGAAATGAACAGGCCTCCTCCATTTACACTACCGACCTCCTGGCTGACATCATTGCCGAAGCGTCTAGTGGAAAGTTTGGTGTTAGAACCGCTATTCCAGGCCACGTTCAACAAGGTGGCGTGCCATCTTCTAAGGACCGTGTCACAGGTTCTAGATATGCTGTTAAGTGTGTTAAATTTATTGAGGCCTGGAACAGAAAGAACTCCGACGAACAAAACGAAGACTTTAAGATTTTGAGATTCAAGTACGTTAACGGTGTTAAGGAGTATACCATCCAGGACGAAGATGCTTCCGCTGCCATCATCGCTGTCAACGGCTCTCACATCTCCTTCAAGCCTATTGCTCGCCTGTGGGAAGAAGAGACCAACGTTGAATTGAGAAAGGGTCAAGAAGTCCACTGGGAAGAGTTTAACAAGATTGGAGACATCCTTTCTGGTAGACTTAACTTAAGGAAGGAAGTCGACGCTGGTAAAAGCGCCTAAATTTAATGCCAACTCTACTTATATTATTAGCATCCGGTGTACGATATAGATTGTATGaatgattttgaatgaCAGAAAAGAATTGTTAAGTTAAAAGCTGTCGAGAATGTCTCCGCATCCAGGTATAGGAAAGCCTTTAGGGGTGCTCCAGGCGCAAAAATAAGCTTCCGTAATATGGTCGTCGCTAAGTAAGGTTAAAACCAAGAGCGCAGCCTGATATCAATGCTATTAAGACGGCGCAGACTCGAGATACTTGTGTCACGTTCTCAAATAAACTCCCAAAAAAGCGGATCAAAAGCGTGGGGCAGTATCTGAGTAGTGCGATTGCTAAAAAAGGACGCGCAGCTGGTGGCACAACTCGCAGTAGCCTCGCCAAACTACTCATGGAGGCAGAGAAAACCTTCACTGAAATGTTCAGTGCTTTCAAGTGACTCTCGAAAGTTGTGGTGAAATTTCCGAGGTCTTCATTGATGTGAAGAACCTCCTGTGCTGTAAGGTTAAGATCGGCGTGTACCCTCTGAAATGTACCGTCAAAACTTCTGACCCACAATTCAGCTTTCGCACAAAAGTTTTCATCTAAGTACTCAAGATTCTGAGCTAAGTTCTGTGAGAACTGGCTTAATGGTTTCTCTATATCCTCTCTCAACAGGGGAGTAATAGAATTCTGGACCAACCCCCTGAGATCCTGAATAACAACCAGAGCATCCATATATGTGTTACCGAGAGCTTCATCCAGTTTCGAAAGCTGTTCTGTTGTCTTTGAATAGAAGTCATTAAAACTTTTATCTTTCGATTTTAGTAACGAAATGCTGTCTTCGCTAGCTAATCTGATACTATCTCTCAAAGCTTGTATCTGTATTAGACTTTCAACCTTTAGACTTTTGATTTGATCTCTCGGGCCTGACGCATTAAGTTCGGCGTTCATTTCTTGAATATACTGCTTCAATGCTATGACCTCTTGCCATATGTCTGATTCAAAACTACCAACCTCTCTTTGAACAACTTTAACGTTCTTGTCAAATGCCAGCAGCACGTCCTTCTGATAgtgctcaaaatcttgaaagaacatTGCCTTGCGTGCTGAATAGGAGTTATCAAAGTCACTAAAATATTCCTCAAAGATTCTTTCcactttgaaaagattcttttcagcagctgcctcgtattcttcaaatctACGTTGTAGTTTAAGGTCTAGCACCTCGTTAAAATTCGCATACATTCGAGTGACATTCAAAAAGACGTCTAAGagctgctctttttcaaaaggcAATGAACTTTCATAACACAACGTTGGCAAACGCTGGTAATTGCCACTATATGTTGTCCACCACTGGGCAGAGCTTTTCATTTCGTCTAGgcactttttcaagccatCTTGAGTTGATTTTTGGCAAGATTCAGGCAGCTCATCGAGGCCTGATTCTTGAAATTCACAGAAGGAAAGCTTGATGGCAGCGTTTACTCTCTGCTTCGGATCGATTGTGTCAATGCCATGCTTTATGCACTTGGGCAAAAAATCTCTCAAAGCGTTCATGGCACAAGAGCTCTTGTAAAGCGGAAAATTTAGCTCGACGATCCTTTCCAAGCCGTCAGTGAGTGAGTCTGAGTCGTCTAATGAGAGTAACTTATAGCCTGCTATCTCGAGCCTGTCGGAGTTCCCAAGCCTAAAATAAAAGGCCCACAGTATCACAACTATTACACTAGCTCCCATAGCCTGTCACCCACGCCAGCTACTCGACATTAGCTTTCCTCTGAACTATCGGTATCTCTTTTGTacctttttgagcagctgAAACAAGTCTGAAACTGGAACAGTCTACAAAGGGAAAacaatgttttcaaaattaaaaCTTGTAAATGCCATAGATTGAACACGCATCATGGCATCTGTACAACGGCGGGCAATCTCCCAGTCGTCTTTCTCCAGTGTAGGAGTTAGAACTTGGTGCTCAACTTAAAATATTGAGAAAAACGTGACTATAGcggtttttgaaactttgtGAAGGCGATCAACGTGATAGAGGCTAGATAGAGTTCTTGTGAAGACGTTCCTTACCGGTCTGCTaacctcttcaaaaaggGTCATGATTTAGTGTACATATGCAATTACCAGGTTTGACCTTTAAAGTAATTATGTTATTAAAGGACTGCTTGCAGGCCTGCCATGAAGCACTACTTCCCCTGAGTTGAACGTTGCCCAGCTACCGTGTTTCTCATCTTAATGCTGTAAAcatttttcagcctctGTGATAATATAGTTAGACTTACAGTCCTGTGCTTTTAACGAGACCTGAGGAAGCAGGGACTTCCCCCCTCTGCCCTTGATGGCAATCTCtgccttcaaaacttgctcaagaagttcttccGTATCTGCGTGCTTCAATGCTAATTGCCTTCCAACAAATGAAATTTCTGTGTAATGCGGGATAATCATGGATGTCATAAACTGATGCttatttttcaaagcagccCCCGAAGAAGGAACCTCCATGCTGAACGCACTGCTTTGGTCATAAGCAGCAAGAACGCTTGCATAGAAACTTGGAAACGCATTAGAGTCAATAATGGATAACAGCCGTGCGACCATTGCAAAATTGCCGTTTACAGCATATTGGATGATGAAAGCCTTATTGACTTTAGTAGATAGCGGCATTCCATAGAAGCGGCTGGCTTTTTGATAAAGGACTGTGAGGTGACAACAATTCTTGGCTGAGTCTTTTGTGAGTAGAGAAACCCTTCTTATCATTTGGGGAAGAACCAAATCCCaaatttgttttttgacTTTCGAGTGATCTACGAGGACTAGTAGAGATAGAATTTCATCAAAGTGTCGACAATACGATACCAAAAACTCTGTTATCCGCGGCGTCATTGTTGTTTGGAAAATGGGCCTGAAGTTAGAAATGTAcacaaacttcttcaaaaagtcattgTCAGATGTGCTTATTCCGCATACGCTTTCGATGAGTCCCAAGTACTTTTCCACTAACTGCGCACTTGGACACCTTTCTTTGTTGACCATGTCTGTAAAAAGGACTTTGCTTTCTTTTAGAAAACCAGAGTCCACGTAGAACTCTGTGGTCATCTGTACCACTGCAGGCGAAAAGTCGACAACGCAAAATGGCCTGTGGAATCTTGTAGATACCGAATCTATCAGTTTTAATATTGCTGACGTTGCCCTTGGGGTTAGCGGAATAGAGTTACGCCTCAGAGCCATTAGAACATGAGCTAAAAGGGTCTCTGCAGTTTTCAAGTCATCTATGTCCTTGTGCAAAAACTCTGTGATAGAATCCACTACGCTAGCAATACCTTGACTGGACTTGCAGTAATGTTGAAGAATGTATAAAAACACTTCTTCACTgaaaacagctttttcttgatcgGCGGCCAGCCTGTCAATCAAGCTTCCAATAGTTGAAGCACTCAAAATGCCAGCATCTTCTTTTTCGAACATTAACGCGAACTTTCGAAGCTCTGGGATCCGGCCCGAATCTATTCTGCTAGGTCTTATAACGTTATCAATTTCATGATTCTCAATTAACTTTAGTGGAGAACTTTTCCGCCTCATTTTCCTGAAGGGTTCTAACCAGTCGTTCAAACCTTGGGTGCTTTGAGGCTGCCACCTTGTGTTGACAAGGGCGGGCTCCAGCGTTTTTAGCTGTTTAATGACAGCGGGAACTATAGGTTGTCCGTCCAGCAACTCGGGCTTTATTTCTGAAGCACATAGTATTGCTCTTTCCATGATGTTGGGGCTATAGAATGGATGCATGCTATCTCCAATAGCGGGAGCCACCCGCTTGAACTTCCTGAAAGATCCATCGCGCGTGCGCTTGTTAGGGTTCTTCGGAATCACGGTTTCTGTTTTAAGTTCGCTTAGCGCTGAGTAGAGCCTTCTGGGCGAAAATATTCGTGACCCCATCTTTAGCGCCGGCGGAATTGGCAATGAGCGTTGTCAGTTCTCCACACCTACCATTAAAACCGATTAAGAttaccaaaatttttcagctgAGAAATACCAAATCACGTGAAATATTATCAGAGTAGCCAGTTTCTTGGCGCAAGTTTACACAGCCCTATGCACCAACTCCGGCTGGTCTGGCGCCACATGCTGCCACGCGGCTGATTCTTGGGTATCACTCACGCCTTCAGAAGCTGTTGGCTTTGAGGAGTTGCTATTCACGTTGCTGAAGCGTAGGGGAACCAACTCGACATTGTCTCTATTGCGCAGCTTCTCGTATTTTCTTAGCGAGACAGCCCTTCGAATGATGCACATCATGGAGGAAGCAACTGCGATAAACACAGTACTAACCAGAACGAGCCAACCAGGCCAAGCGAGGTACGGCACAAACAACAGAATATCAACCAGAAAACTTAGAAGCGATAAAAGAACAGTGAGCAGCGACCACAACACAGCTCCTGCAAGTATTTTGCGTGACTGACCAAAGTTATGCATGTTCAAAGCTAACGCCAGTGTCCACAAGACAAAAGTGAAAAATAGTGAGATAGGATGGACTATCAGTAATTTCGAAATTGAGCGTTTCGCTCGAGAAGGCAGAAATAAGCTGGCAACTTCGGTAGTTCCATTTAGTGGTAAAATTTCATACCCGATACGCGGCGACGTACATTCCGAGCTTTTTGCTGTGCACCATCCAAAAACGCCGAACTTGCGCCCATTGTACGTGGAAAGATAGATTCTATCAACCACAGGAATTGATATCGTTGgaaagatttgaaaaattaaCGCAAGCGTCAGGAGCACAAAGATTACCGACCTTGATTTAGAAGGCATCTATTGTCTCTCCTTATCATTTGGTGATAAACTAACGCCCGGGCCCTTCTCTAAGATGGTATCAACTTGCTGACTTTATCAGCTGCAGAAGACAGAGTTATACGTAGAGCTTCTCATGTAATATATTTGGTATCTCTCTGAACGAACTACTAAAATTTTAGATGTCGAAGAACCCGCTCAGCGACGAGATCGGCGATGAGATATCCGACAAGTGAGATCCCAAGGTTGTCGGAAGCTCACAAGTCTCGATAGCAGCTCACAAACATGTCGAAAGGAAAAAAGTTTAGAAAGATCGGAAAGACAAGCTTTCAGCCCCCAAAGAATGTTGTTTTCTCGGACAAAAGATCCTCTGCGGATGGTAGCAGCGACCATGAAGATGGTTTGACAAAAAGCGCGTCCAAACATGATTTGGCGCGGGAGGCTGCATCGCTCTTGAAAGTACGAGCCACTTTACCAGTGTACAAGCACAAAGATTCTATTATGTCACAtatcaacaaaaaccaGGTCACTATTCTCATTGGTGAAACAGGTTCCGGTAAGTCCACGCAAATTCCCCAATTTCTAATGGAGAACTTCCCAGAAAAGACAGACAAGCGAATCGCAGTAACCCAGCCTCGAAGGGTTGCTGCGATAAATTTAGCTTCTCGTGTTGCCCAGGAATACGGGTGCCGTCTTGGAGAACGAGTGGGCTATTCCGTTAGATTCGATAACAAGAGCAACGCTCGAACAAAGCTTAAGTACCTGACAGATGGTATGCTTCTGCGTGAAATCATGCTCGACAAGAATTTATCTGATTATTCGTGTGTTATAATTGACGAGGCTCACGAGCGTACCATTTTGACCGATCTAATCCTaggttttttgaaagagctgaTAAACAGTTCTCGCCAGGACTTGAAAGTTGTGGTGATGTCAGCAACGCTTCAAGCAGAAAAATTTAGTGAGTTCTTTGGAAGAGCGCCTATTCTGTTTGTAGAAGGGCGCAAATTTCCAGTACAAAGAAGTTATCTGAAGGCCCAATGCGATGATGTCGTGGACGCAATAATTAGGTGCTGCGTGCAATTAAATCAGAGTGAACAAATGGGCGATATATTGTGCTTCATGCCAGGCCAGGAGGAGATTGACAAAGCCGTGGCTATTCTAAGCAAAGTTGGTGAACACTTAGGGGCATCCGTGCCACGTCTTGTGGCTTTACCACTGTACGCAGCACTACCACCAGCCGAGCAGGCAAAAGTTTTTGCTCCCGTAAAAGGGTTCAAGCGAAAAGTTGTATTCTCAACAAACTTGGCGGAGACCTCTGTAACGATTTCGGGCGTGAAGTTCGTTGTAGATTCCGGCCTCCGCAAAGTTAAAGTGTGGAGGCACCAACTGGGGCTTGCCACATTATTGACTGTACCGATATCGAAAGCAAGCGCCTCGCAGAGAACAGGACGTGCTGGTAGAGAAAGTGCAGGAAAATGCTTCAGACTTTACAGGGAACAAGACTACCAAAAATTACCAAACCAGACAGAACCCGAAATCGCTCGGAGTGAAGTGACCTCGCCAATTCTCatgctcaaaaaggttgGCGTGAAAGATATTGTGAACTGGTCCTGGTTAGAGAATCCAGGCAAGCAAGCTATTCTTATGGCGCTTCAAGAGCTGTTCCAACTAGGTGCCCTTGATGACTCTGGCAAAATAACAAACAAAGGTCAAAAAATGGCTTTGTTGCCTTTAGCGCCGCATTTAAGTTCcgttttgttgaaggctCACGAAGACGGTTGTCTTCTGCCTGTCATCGACATAGTGTCCTGCTTAAGCGTTGAAAATCTGCTGATAAATCCTTCCCCAGAACAACGTGACGAAGTTAACGAGAAGCGCTTTTCCATAGCGACAAGAGGTTCAAAATATGGAGACCTTGTTATGCTGAAAGAGTTTTATGACGCATACATGTCTCTGAAGAGTGCTGCGGAAAAGGATGACTGGTGCAAAGAGCTGTGCGTTTCTAAAAGAGGTTTCAAGAATGTCGTCAAAATTCGAGCACAACTTTTGTCCTATATGGAGCgtctcttcaaagagaaattGAGCGATAATGAAGATGAATCTGATAGCTTCGACATAAAGGCTATTGTCaagtgcttcttggctggATTCGCAAAGAACACGGCAATAGGCATGCCTGATAGGTCTTTCAGGACTTCAACCACGGGGGAGACCATATCGGTACATCCTTCTTCGATGTTGTTCATGGACAGGTCTTGCCCTGCTATTCTTTACACTGAATATGTGTTTACCACGAAGGGGTACGCTAGGAACGTTAGTCGGCTAGAATTATCCTGGTTACAGGAGGTCGCTGGTATTTCTACAGTCAAGGTTAGTGCTAGGTGATTGATTTTATATTTCACTCCATCACTTCGGCAGTTAATTTATATTGTGGCACACGACTATTTACCGGCcagcagaaacaaagaTGTTTTCTCTAGACTACCGTGCCCGTCAGGTGTCATAATCTTAGTTTAACTATTGATTATGGAAACCCTTAGAGATCTTCAGTTGCAAAAAGGGGCCGGCCAAATATCTGGTGTAAGAAGCCGCTTGATTCCCTTGCAATAAAAAACCTAACATTTTCTcaagacgacgaggacgaatGAGAAGGGCATGACTTGCTTACCGGTCTCACGCTCCCTGAAAAGAGCATTTGCCGTTAGCAACACAATTTTCCCTATTTAGAATATCGGACCATTTCAACATTAAGGCCCGCCCGAAATTAGTTGAATTGAATCTCAATAGAATGAGCGGCACCCATTTAAGTAATTTACAAGAACCTAATTGCATAGACAGCCTTAGCTAATAAATTGAGAAACACTTCAATCTTACGCCAAGTCAAAAATTGGGCTCCACTACAACCTTAGCAGGGGTGAAGTTGCACAAGATTGAAAGCGAAACAGAGTTTTCgacttttttgacaaaTTTAGTTAGCGCGCTGAAGAACCTTGGATATAGTGACTTGattccttcaaaaaatggaaTCCTGAGAAAGGCAGCCTTTGAGGGATAGGCGGCTATAACAGCCTTAATTGACGAACCTGCACCGCATGAATTTCGGCCTAGTATTCCATGCATAGAGACAACATTCGCGCTTTTTATTGCACTGGCGCCACAAGTCGAACTTGGGAACTGCGAAAGTGACGTTTTAGAAAAATGGGAAAGCCTGTCATTTCAAAGCTTCCCAAATATGCCAAGTATCCTTGCTAGGGTCAGCGAATTTTCATACATGGCAGAGGAAGTTggctgaagaaacaaatctCAGGATATTTGTAACTATATCCGAAATAGTATTCCTGAGGACTTTCCAGATGTTGTGTCCATCGTTGATGATACAAGTCCGAACGTCAGTCAGGTAACTGACCGGTTAATGAGGTACGCATTTTATGAAGAGCATGCACCGCAACTGCGCTCTTCTCGAACCACAATAGTTTCCAATGAA contains:
- the DHR2 gene encoding RNA helicase (similar to uniprot|P36009 Saccharomyces cerevisiae YKL078W DHR2 Predominantly nucleolar DEAH-box RNA helicase required for 18S rRNA synthesis), which codes for MSKGKKFRKIGKTSFQPPKNVVFSDKRSSADGSSDHEDGLTKSASKHDLAREAASLLKVRATLPVYKHKDSIMSHINKNQVTILIGETGSGKSTQIPQFLMENFPEKTDKRIAVTQPRRVAAINLASRVAQEYGCRLGERVGYSVRFDNKSNARTKLKYLTDGMLLREIMLDKNLSDYSCVIIDEAHERTILTDLILGFLKELINSSRQDLKVVVMSATLQAEKFSEFFGRAPILFVEGRKFPVQRSYLKAQCDDVVDAIIRCCVQLNQSEQMGDILCFMPGQEEIDKAVAILSKVGEHLGASVPRLVALPLYAALPPAEQAKVFAPVKGFKRKVVFSTNLAETSVTISGVKFVVDSGLRKVKVWRHQLGLATLLTVPISKASASQRTGRAGRESAGKCFRLYREQDYQKLPNQTEPEIARSEVTSPILMLKKVGVKDIVNWSWLENPGKQAILMALQELFQLGALDDSGKITNKGQKMALLPLAPHLSSVLLKAHEDGCLLPVIDIVSCLSVENLLINPSPEQRDEVNEKRFSIATRGSKYGDLVMLKEFYDAYMSLKSAAEKDDWCKELCVSKRGFKNVVKIRAQLLSYMERLFKEKLSDNEDESDSFDIKAIVKCFLAGFAKNTAIGMPDRSFRTSTTGETISVHPSSMLFMDRSCPAILYTEYVFTTKGYARNVSRLELSWLQEVAGISTVKVSAR